GTACCTGCGGCTTTGTACCAACCAACGACTCAAGACGTTGTCGCTCCGGTCCGTCACCGACAATCTGTAGTTCCACACGTGGAAAAAAATGCCAAACAGTTTCCATAGCAGTCAGTAGCGTGTCAAAACCTTTGCGTTTAACGAGTCGCCCAACAGAAAGAATCATTTGCTTTTGTGATTGCGCTGCAGTGCTGTCCCCATATGCCGCTGGAATTGGATACAGCACTTGCACAGGCAACTCAGGAATATCAAGTCGTCCAACGGCTGTCGCCACATACGCGTTCGCTGCTACGACGCGTGCCGCTCGACGGCATATCTGCCGTATCATCCATCGCCGACGCGGTATGGAAGTCGCTGCGGTAATGTCCATGCCATGCACGAGTACGGTGTATCGAATCGTACGTACATACGAAAGAAGCCATACCGGTATGCCGAGTGGTAACACTTGACCAACTAAAATCTCACGTCCTGGTCTCCACCACCGAATAAGAACAAAAAAAGTAGCCAGCCAATGCGGCCACAGATAACGGAACAAAAGCTTACTGCCAGTCGGGTGCAGAGTACTTCGATCCACGAGAACGGTAATGCTATCCTTCAGCGTTGCGGCTAGTGCTCCATACATTCGGGCCACGCCGCCAATCTGAGGTGGATGCTCTAGGGTAAGGAGCAAATATCGAGACATATTACGCCTCTACGACAGGACGACGGAGATAGCCACTGACCCGTCTGATTTCACCCATAGATACCTCACGAGACAGTAAAACAACGGCACCGTACACGAGGACACCGATACTAATTTGCATACTTAACGGTGCACCATAAAGACCAAGGAGCCACACGGAAAAGCCCATAATGGCTGCTGCGGTGCACAGTCGCGCTAGTGATAAACTCAGTGAACCCCAGGGCAACGAAATCATCTTTCGACTATACACGATGCTCAGTATAAACATAACGACGTTTGCAATACTCCAGGCGACACTAGCGCCGATAAAGCCAAATGCCGGAATGAGATACATATTCATAGCCAGGTTGAACCCCAAACCAAGACCAAGTATCGTCGTTTGTTTACGCGCCTGATTTGCGGCGTTCAGCAGCGCTCCAAACGGAAAGGTCAGAAACATAAACGGCAAACTTGGTAGGAGAATACGTACTGCTGTTGCGGCTGGCGCATACCCTGGGCCAAGTCTGAGCACAAAGGCATCAGCTAGCACAAAAAGCCCCGTTGCAATTGGCAGCGATACCAAAAGAAGATACCGAATAGCCACTTGCGTAATTGATACAAAAAGCGATTTATTTGAGAGAAACACCGCGCTAAGCGTCGGATATAAGGCGGCCACGAAGGCGGCCGGTATAAATCCGAAGGCATTCATGGTCTTAGCGGCCACGCTATAGAGACCAACCGCCGCATTGCCGACGAGTGCGCTCAGTAGTACCGAGTCTAACTGGGCGTAGGCGGTTGAAAAAAAACCAGCAATAGCGAACGGCAGAAATGATGCTTTTAGTAAACGTGCTGACTCCAGGTCGCGTACGTATGCTGCAGTATCGACATGACGAAGCAGCGCAACACTCAACCATCCATACCCAATAAAGCCACCAACGAGTATGGCAATACCAAGCGCTAGCGGCGTCGGCATGACAAGAAGCGTCGCGACACCGGCCAGGAGCACACCTATTTTTTGAAGCACCAAGGCAATAGCTTCGTATGATAGTTCTTGACGAGCTCTAAAATAGCTATAGCCACTCAACGCAAATGAATCAAAAATCGCCACGAGTCCAGCCACGGCAACGAGCGGCAGCCGCGGGTGTGGTATACCAAAACTACCAAGTATAGATACCGAGCCGAGGAGCACAAGCCAGGTCACTACAGCCAATACGGCCTTCGCTCGTAGTGACGTTGTTAGTAACTGACTCGCCAGGTGCGGATAGCGAGCACCCTCACGAATGAGTACCTGACTAAGCCCGAGGTCAATAAAAAAAGCAAACAGGGTGCTGTACGCGAAAGCGGCCACGTACTCCCCGGTTGCCAGCTCACCTAACCGATGAGCAATGAAAAGGAAGAAAAAATACGAAATAATTTTCTGCAAAACGAATGCGGCTGTAACGTACGCCGCATTCGTAGCCATCCTGTCGGTCGTATGCATAGACTACCAGAATACCACACTCCGAACTCGACTGCTTATTCAATAGTAGGCGCGAGTACGCTAACGGTAGCAGTGGACCGACCACGAGGATTGCTGGAAACAAATATGTCGATTGTTGGGTGTGGTCGCATGTCATCAAGCCATTTCGCATAACGATCCTCGCAGGTGTACGTTACGCCAGCCACTACAACTTGCGTGCCCAATTTTAAGGACATTGGGCAGGCGGCGGCTCCAACGTACACGGCTCGCCCGCTCGCCATCAAACACTTACCTTTCCGAATGTTGTGGCAGCTGTCGGCGTAGCTGTATTGCGTAATGACTGCTTTAAACTCTCGCTCCACCGCAACCGCTGCTTCCTTTGTGTCGGCTTCTATAGCTGACAATGAGGGTGCGGCGGCGATACCGGTCATTGGCCCATAAAATAGACCAACGAGTACTGCGATGCTAGCTGAGATGCGTAAGTGGCTCAGAAATAGTGAATGCTCACTTTTTTTGGTATTAAAAATATGTCTCCGGCGAAGTGCCAGGACGATATTGGTAACGATAATGTATTTTTTAGCTCGCTTGGTTATGCCCATAAAGCTAATGAAAAACCCTGCGGGTAACCGTCAGAGTTGGCAAATATACTAACAAAAAACTACTTTCTTGTCAATACCTAAGAGGCGAACCCGATTTGGATTCGCCTCTTGGAGTGTAAAAGTATTTTGATTAATTCTATCGCTTCTGCCACTGTGGGGCTCGTCGGGCTCGCTTCAAACCTGGCTTCTTTCTTTCTTTAATACGGGCATCACGGGTCAACCATCCCATTTTTCGCATGACGGAACGCCAATCTTCGTTGTGAACCAACAGTGCTCTAGCAACTGCCAAGCGAACGGCCTCGCTTTGGGCATGCTTCCCACCGCCCGCTACCTTAACCGTAACGCCAACATCCTCCAGTAAGTTAACGTGCACCAACGGCTCAACCGCCACGTCTCGCCACAGGGTGTAAGGGAAATATTCAAGAATTGGCATCTCGTTCACGATAAACTTACCATCACCCTTCACGGTCAAGCGTAAACGCGCCACTGCCCGTTTTCGCCGACCAATAGTCTGAATATAGTCCTTTGGTGCTGTAACTTTCTTTACTGCTTTCTTTGCAATAGGCATAGCTTAACGGGTAACGATTCGTAAACGGGCCATTTGCCCCCGACTTAGCTTATTTTTTGGCAGCATTTGAGAAACCATGCGTCGCATCACTTCTTCCGGTCGCTTTCCCCATAGCTCTTCCAGAACGACTGAACGAAGTCCGCCAGGGTAACCAGTGTATCGGTGGTACATCTTTTGCTCCAGCTTCTTACCCGTAAATTTGGCATCCTTCAAATTTGAAATCTCCACAACGGCACCTTGGTCGAGATGCGGCAACCAATCAGCCCGATGCTTACCCTGGAGGTATTTGGCAGCTTCCGTAGCTACCCGCCCCAGACTTTTGCCTGTGGCATCAATTTTCTTAATAGTTCGTTCTTCCATAGTAGCTACTAAACTAGTTCAATACGCGCAATTGCCGCACCGTCCCCTGCTCGAACACCCAATTTAATAATTCTTGTGTACCCACCATCTCGCGCCTTATACCGTGGTGAAAGATCGTCGAGAGCTTTGGCAACGGCTGGCTTAACAGGAAGCAACTTTAGCAGCGACCGACGCGCGGTCAAGTTATTTTGCTTTGCCACCGTAATGGCGTGTTCCACAAGCGAACGCACTGCCTGGGCTTTCGCAACCGTCGTTGTTACTTTTTCGTACAAAATGACGCTGGACGCCAAGTTACGCAACAACAGCTCACGCGGTGCTTTCTTTCGGTCGAGAATTACTCCTGTGTTGCGATGGCGCATACTTTTTAGGCGTCCTTTTTAGCTCGTTTCTTTACTACTGGCACAGCTTCTTCAGGGGTAGCAATCTCCGCCACCTCGTCGCTACCAGTTATGCCGAGCGCACCAATGTGAGCGAAGTGATCCACCAAAATTTTGGCTGAGGCCTTAACTGCTTCCTCGCCGCTGATAGTGTTGTCCGTTTCAATGGTCATCACCAGCTTGTCAAAGTTAGTCATCTGACCAACCCGAGCTCGTTCTACCGTGAAGGAAACGCGTCGAACTGGTGAATAGAAGGCATCAACAGTGATAATACCTGCCTCACGCGGCAGTGCGTCACCGTATGAATCACCAATGTCGTATCCCCGACCCTGCTGTACCCACAACTCCATATCGAGCGCAGCGTCTTTGCTGGTAAGGGTCGCCAGGACGAGCTCTGGATTAGCAATCTCAATACTACTATTTGCCGTAATATCGCCCGCGGTCACTTGTTTCTGTCCTTTAGCATGAAGTTCTACCTTAACAACCTCGTCATTAAAAAGCTTCAATCGAAGCTGTTTCACATTCATGATAATTTGCAGCAAATCTTCTTGCACCTTTGGTAAAGCCGTAAATTCATGGGGCGCACCGGCAATACGTATGGCGATAACAGCCGCACTTGGAAGTGAAGAAAGTAAAATACGATGCAGGGCGTTACCAACCGTTGTTCCAAATCCCGGGTACAAAGGCTCCACGACGAGCTTACCGATACCCTTTTCGGCACCAGCCTCAAATCTAATTGTTGACGGCAAAGGAATTCGTTCCATAGTTTGTTTTAGCGTGAGTAGTACTCAACAACAAGTGTCATGTTGAGATTTTGTGGGAAATCTTCCGGCGCAGGCATGGAGAGCACCTTGCCACTCAAGCTGTCACGATTCGCATCCAACCAAGACGGCATGGGTGCCTGTCCTGCGCCACCAGTAAAGACCGATTTCATGAGCGGCCCTTGCTTTAACGCCGGTTTCACTCCAACGGTCTCGCCGACCCGAACTTGGTACGACGGAATGGTGAGTCGCTTGCCGTTTACTTGAACGAGACCATGGCTAACCATTTGACGAGCCTGGGCGCGTGTCTTGGCAAAACCCATTCGAAAAACAGTATTGTCGAGCCGTCGTTCTAGACCACGCAAGAAATTTTCAGCCGTGTTACCAGTCTTTCGAATGGCTTCATCGTAATAACGACGCAACTGCTTCTCCATGACGCCATACATAAATCGAGTCTTTTGCTTTTCTTTCAGCTGTGTACCAAATTCTGTAAGTCGACGATAGCCTTTCGGGCCATGCACACCCGGTGGCTGTTGACGGCGTGAAGATGGACACTTATCGCTCGTACAAAGCCGTTCTCCGACTCGACGACACATGCGATGTTTTGGACCAAGTATTTTTCCCATACTTTTTTATACGCGCCGAGCACGCGGACGGCGACAGCCGTTGTGTGGAATCGGTGTAATGTCTCTAATGGTTGTTACAGAAATATTGTTGGCGTGTAAGGCACGAATTGCCGCCTCACGACCCGAACCAACGCCTTTGACGAGGACGCTCACTTCTTGCAGCCCATAGGCCTTTCCGCGCTCTAGGGCGTCTTTGACAATAACCCCAGCTGCATATGGTGTTGATTTCTTTGGACCCTTAAATCCAACTCGTCCAGCGCTAGACCAGCTCACCACATTACCATTGAGATCAGTCAACGTAATGATGGTGTTATTGTATGTGGCTTGAATGTGCGCCTGGCCTTGTCGCACTTGACGCACGGGTTTACCGCGACGAGCCCGTCCAGTTGCCTTCTCGGCAGCTGCTGGCTCGGCAGGCGTCTCACTCGTCGTTGGTTCCAAAACTTCGTCCATTTCCATATAGGTGCTCTAAGTCTTCGTCAAAATACGCTTTCCGCTGCCCATTGTTCTTCGAACGTTTCCACGAACGGTACGGGTGTTTGTCTTACTGCGTTGACCACGTGCTGGCAATCGCTTGATGTGCCGAGTGCCACGGTACGAATTGATGTCTTTGAGGCGCTTGATGTGGCCAATAATTTCTCGTTTTAAATCTCCTTCAACACGAAGTTTCTTTTCAATATACTCTCGAAGCAAGGAAACCTGCGCTTCTTGTAAATCTCGCGTTCGAATATCTGGACTTACCTTCGTTTCCTTTAGAATTTTTTGCGCGGCCGCCAAACCAATACCAAAAATGTAGGTCAGTGCTACCTCAATTCGCTTGTCGTTTGGAATTGTAACACCAGCAATACGCGCCATACTAACCCTGTCGTTGTTTATGCTTTGGCGTACGACACACAACTCGCAATATGCCATTGCGTCTGACGTGTCGGCACTGCAGACAAATTTTCTTTACTGATGCTCGAACTTTCATAGTCTTAATATCGATAGGTAATCCTGCCCTTCGTCAGATCGTACGGTGTCATTTCTATACGAACACGATCCCCGGGAACTATACGGATTCTGAATTTACGCATTTTTCCGGACAAGTGAGCGAGTATTTCAGGTCCATTATCCAGCTTAACGCGAAACGTCGTTGCTGGAAGCAATTCAGTTACTTCACCGTCGACTTCTAAAAAGTCTTTAGAGGTATCAGCACGATTTTCTTCAACTCGTACTTTCCCTTTCTTCGCCTTTGCTATAGAACCTGAAGTTAGCATCCGGCAATGCCGGAAAAATAAAATCACTTGGTGCAGTCGCTCAGTATTTTTTACTATAGCGATTTGTACCAAATGGCCCAAAAAATGGATTTTCAGACATACCGCAACTGCTCCCCAAACTGGTGCGCAATTTCGTTTAGCCTACAGATATTCGTACTGTATGTCAAGGATTATGGTCACATTTTCGTAGCGGAACGGTAAAAACCGAAAAAAGCTTGGAAAATGCCTAATTTCTACCGCAGTAACGTTCGGTATTCCCTCAAAATAGGCTCGTAGCTGTGACTCATTTTTACGCCTTGTGTAGTAGTCAGTCTTAGAAATTGAAACTATTGGAACAGCCTTAGCTGAAGCCACTAGAATTACCGCCGTACGATTTTCGTCAGTGTCGCTTGTAGTATCTATCTCAAAGCTTGTCGTAAGTGAGTCGTCTAAAAGTACCAGCTCGCGAGAAAGTGCAGCCTGAATAGCGGTTTCAGCAAACTGCTTTGTGTCCTCACTGGCCGCGCACCGCACCGTATTTTGAATGCGAATTGTTGGCGCGTCGGGAACACACAACGCATCAGCCTTGGCAGCGAAAACGGCCAAGTTCGGCAGCGATTTAGAAATGGAAGTATCAAGCGTCGCCGGCAGCCGAACCTGAATTGGCTCTGACGCAACGGTTACCCGCACGGTCGCATGATGGGCAAAGAGAACGACAATGAGTGCTGCAATGAGAACAATACTCCACCCCAAAAAGCCTTTGGCGTGTCCCCCCATAAATCCGACTAGCGAACGACGGCTCGAATACGACGTATGCCTCGAGAAACAGCCTCTTCTTTGGTGATTACAAACGTACCAACCTGCGCTGTGTGCGTAACGTGTGGCCCACCACACACTTCCTTACTGTAATCTCCCATTTCATACACCTTCACTTTTTCTCCGTATCGGCTTTCAAAAAGACCCAGCGCGTTAACAGCCTGAGCTTCCGCAAAGGTCATCTCCCGCCAACTCACCGGTAAATCGAGTGAAATGGCCTCGTTTACGGCTTTCTCAACAGCCTGCAACTGCTCTGGGGTGAGTTTAGTGTCATGAGAAAAATCAAAACGCAGCCGATCACGGGTAATATTTGAACCCTTCTGAAACACATGCGCTCCAACAATCCGTCGCAGTGTCTCCTGTAATAAATGCGTGGCCGTATGCAGACGGGTGCACTCCCACGAATCGTCAGCTAATCCACCGTGAAATTTTTTTGTCACGTCTACGCGGGACAGTGCCTGATGCTGCTCAAACTCAATTGCGAACTCAGTCATTATCCTACTCCGATCGTACATACGTCGCTCGTCGATAGAAAGCGCCGGCAAAATAACTCGCTCTAATTCCTCAAGGGACAGCTCCACTGGAAAGCCATAGGTCGCGTACATCATAAATATATCCTGACCAGTAATGCTGTCGGAACTCGCTTTATGCTGCTCTACAATTTTGGCCAATTCCCGCTCCCCTCGAGCCAACGTCAAACGAAATTTTTGCTCTTCTGCGCCGATAATCTCAGCAATTTGGCTCGTTCGCGCGAGGACCTCAGGGTATGCCTCTTTATAAGAGGCCGTAATTACACCAACAAGTGAAGCCAACGAATTTTCCTTCATACCCAGAAGGTCCATGTGTCGAACGGCGCGACGAAGGAGGCGCCGAACCACATAGCCACGCTCTTTGTTTGATGGCTCTGCGCCGTCAGAAATGAGAAACGTCGCCGCCCGAAGATGGTCCGCTATGACGCGAAACGACCAACGAACGTTTAGGGTCGCTGTACGGTAATCAACCTGACTACGCACTTCAACTGCCTGGACAATCTCGGCTAGCGAATCAACGGCTGTAAAAACATCCGGATTATTATTCGCCGCGGCTGTTGCTCTCTCTAAACCGCCACCGTAGTCAACGTTTCGCTGTGGCAAAGGCTCAAATCCAGTCTCAGTTTTTCGATACTCCATGAAAACTGAGTTACCAATCTCCATAAATCGCCCGCAATCACAGTTGGGATGACAAAACGCGCCGTACGTAGTGTCGTGCGGAATCTCAGTAAATTCATAGAAAATTTCACTGTCTGGTCCTCCGGGTTCCCCAACAGGCATTGCTTCGGGTCGACCAGCTCTACTCCACCAGTTTTTTGAAGCATCGAAATAGAAAATTCTGCCATCCTGCATGCCAATTTCGTTTCCACGCTCTGGGGTTAACAGTTCAACGTCTTTTGCGTCAATACCTACTCCCGCAAACAAGCCCTTCCAAATGCGAACCGCTTCCTCGTCACGAGGAATATTGTTAGCCGTATCACCCGCAAAAACAGAAACGTAAAGTCGCGCGGGATCAATACCCAATTCACTCGTAAAGAATTCGAAGCACCACGGCAACTGCTCAGTCTTGAAGTACTCCCCAAGTGACCAATTGCCCAACATCTCAAAAAAGGTGGTATGTCGATTATCCCCTACTTCTTCAATATCTTCCGTTCTAAAACACTTCTGTGAATCAGTTAGCCGACGACCCTCCGGATGCGGCTCACCCAAGAGGTACGGCAAAAGCACTTGCATGCCCGAGCCAGTAAAGAGTGTGGTAGGATCGTTCTCAGGTGTGAGTGGCCCCGACGCCAAAGCACTATGCTGCCGAGAAACGAAAAAATCGATATACTTTTTACGAACTTCAGATGATGAAAGCATAGAATTGTTTCTACAAGGATATACCATATGGAAGAACGACTCAACGCCTATATAGCAAAACGCTCCCGCTGGTCGCGGCGAGCGATTGATGCGCTCATCGATAGTCAGCAGGTCATGGTCAATGGTCGCATTGCAACGCTCGGCCAAAAGGTATCTGACGCTGATGTAATCATGGTGAGTGGCGAAACAATTTCTACGAATCGTGAGCTTCCGACTTACTATATGCTGAACAAACCAATTGGCTGGATAACAACAACCGCGAGTGGCAGCCAAGACAACGTTATGGCAATGCTGCCGCCAACGCCGCGCGTCTACCCCGTTGGTCGGCTCGATGTTTCGTCATCTGGACTGCTGCTACTAACGAACGACGGTGAACTTGCCGTCCGACTGACCCACCCTCGCTATCAGCACGAAAAAGAGTATGAGGTAACCGTGGCTGAACCTATTGGCGACGCTGATTTGGAGCAGTTTCGTAACGGTATGCTCCTCGCCGGTGAATTCACGTTACCCGCCAAGGTTAAACGCTTGACCACAACAACCTTTCGTATTGCCATTCGCCAAGGGAGAAACAGACAAATACGAAGAATGTGCGAAGCTCGAGCCCATACTGTCGTGTCCTTGCGACGCACCCGTATTGTTTCTCTCCAGCTCGCAAATCTCCCGGTTGGGCAATGGCGGACACTAACAAAAGATGAAGTCCATCATCTACGAGAGGCGGTTGGATTGTCCACAATAACCCCACCACCCATAACGACGTCTCCGTCGTAAAGTACGGCTGATTGCCCTGGGGTGACCGCCCGCTGTGGTTCGGCAAAATGGAGCAACAGTGAATCTTCGCTATAGTCAACAGTGACGGGTACAAGTTTTTGACGATAGCGAATACGAGCCGTGTAGGTCTGCCCTATTGTCGGAGCGGCACGCAGCCATGAGGCGTGACTGAGCGCCACCACAGACTGAAACAGCGCTGGGTTGTCGTGGCCAGGAGCGACGTAAACAATATTTTCTGAAACGGAAACTCGAACCACGTAAAAGGGCGCGACCCCAGAAACGGCCACGCCATGCCGCTGCCCAACGGTAAATAAGGCAGCTCCAGAATGTTGACCAATCACCCGCCCGTCGAGTGTCTTAATATCCCCCGGGGTGAGCGTGAGGCCAGCTTCTAAGAAGGCCCTCAGCGAAACAGGACCAATAAAGCAGATGCCCTGTGAATCTTTCTTGTTCGCCGTCGGTAAATGCGCCTCATTTGCCAACTGCCGAATACGCACTTTTGTAAACTCACCAACGGGAAATAATGAGCGAGCCAGCTGCGACTGCGTGAGTGACCACAAGAAGTACGACTGATCTTTTGTTGTGTCTACGCCGGTAAGGATCTGTGCGCCGTCACTCGTATCACGACGCCGAACATAGTGGCCTGTTGCTATGTAGTCAGCCCCATCCCGCATGGCCTCATCGAAAAAAGCACCAAATTTAATTGATCGATTGCAGGACACATCTGGATTCGGCGTATGACCAACGGCATACTCCTCAAAAAATTCGTCGACAACCTCTCTTCGATATTTGTCAGTAAAATCATAGGTACGAAAAGGTATGCCCAAAGTTGCCGCTACCGCGGCCGCGTCACGTCGCTCGGCACGCCAATTACAGCTGTCAGCGAACTGTAGGCCCCGAGGCGTCACAAGACCTTCCCAGCACTTTAAATAGACGCCAACCACATGGTATCCCTGACGCTGCAACAAAAGGGCGGCGACTGAAGAGTCAACACCGCCGGAGAGACCAACAAAAACTGTTTTTTTGGGACGTCTCAGCATGGTGTTTCGTATGCTAGCGGTCACCGGTTGAGATGTAAAGTTACGGTTTTCCCAAAAGCAGTAGTACCCCCACCGCAATGAGGTACGCAAAAAAACCAACCGTTAAGATTTCGCTCGCAAAAATTGGCTGCTGTGAGATATCTAAATATATTGCCCAGACACCAGCCCCAAGCCCTCCCCAAACGATACCGCGCTGAACAACTGCTGGGGATAGTATATGCCGACGGGTAGTCGGCACTTCAATAGTCACAACCGGCAATTGTGGCGGCCTGCGCCCAAACATTAAGAATCGTTAAGTGAGATAGTTTCACCAGGATCGACACTGCGCCAATGTGGCGTAACTGGTTGCCGGGCTACGGTTGGTGCTTCCATTTCAACCGGTGTAGGCGCTGGCCTTTTTGTTTCAATAGCAACAGTCCGTCGGACTTCTGTTGAAGCTTTGGTTTCAGTCGTAACAGTCCGTCGGACTTCTGTTGAAGCTTTGGCCGGTTGCACAATCGGCTTCGGTTGGACTTCTACCTGCGGAATTACCGGACCACTTTTAGCCTGCTCACGCCGCACCTCGCTTAAGCATGACTTACAATAAACCGGCCGTTTACCATCCGGCTTAAAATTAACCTCAGTAGGCGCGTTGCAGCGAGCGCAAAGTGCCGTAAAAACCTCCTTAGGCGAAGCTGCGGTTGCGGCCGTAGCGGTAACTGACGCAACCGACGGCGTTGCTGGCTTTGGCGTAGCCACAACGGGCCGAGG
This sequence is a window from Patescibacteria group bacterium. Protein-coding genes within it:
- a CDS encoding glycosyltransferase, translating into MSRYLLLTLEHPPQIGGVARMYGALAATLKDSITVLVDRSTLHPTGSKLLFRYLWPHWLATFFVLIRWWRPGREILVGQVLPLGIPVWLLSYVRTIRYTVLVHGMDITAATSIPRRRWMIRQICRRAARVVAANAYVATAVGRLDIPELPVQVLYPIPAAYGDSTAAQSQKQMILSVGRLVKRKGFDTLLTAMETVWHFFPRVELQIVGDGPERQRLESLVGTKPQVQFRGLLPDASVANLMRQATIFCLTPRTVNGAVEGFGIVYLEAASFGLPVVATRHGGIPEAVVDGETG
- a CDS encoding flippase; protein product: MHTTDRMATNAAYVTAAFVLQKIISYFFFLFIAHRLGELATGEYVAAFAYSTLFAFFIDLGLSQVLIREGARYPHLASQLLTTSLRAKAVLAVVTWLVLLGSVSILGSFGIPHPRLPLVAVAGLVAIFDSFALSGYSYFRARQELSYEAIALVLQKIGVLLAGVATLLVMPTPLALGIAILVGGFIGYGWLSVALLRHVDTAAYVRDLESARLLKASFLPFAIAGFFSTAYAQLDSVLLSALVGNAAVGLYSVAAKTMNAFGFIPAAFVAALYPTLSAVFLSNKSLFVSITQVAIRYLLLVSLPIATGLFVLADAFVLRLGPGYAPAATAVRILLPSLPFMFLTFPFGALLNAANQARKQTTILGLGLGFNLAMNMYLIPAFGFIGASVAWSIANVVMFILSIVYSRKMISLPWGSLSLSLARLCTAAAIMGFSVWLLGLYGAPLSMQISIGVLVYGAVVLLSREVSMGEIRRVSGYLRRPVVEA
- the rpsI gene encoding 30S ribosomal protein S9, which encodes MPIAKKAVKKVTAPKDYIQTIGRRKRAVARLRLTVKGDGKFIVNEMPILEYFPYTLWRDVAVEPLVHVNLLEDVGVTVKVAGGGKHAQSEAVRLAVARALLVHNEDWRSVMRKMGWLTRDARIKERKKPGLKRARRAPQWQKR
- the rplM gene encoding 50S ribosomal protein L13 encodes the protein MEERTIKKIDATGKSLGRVATEAAKYLQGKHRADWLPHLDQGAVVEISNLKDAKFTGKKLEQKMYHRYTGYPGGLRSVVLEELWGKRPEEVMRRMVSQMLPKNKLSRGQMARLRIVTR
- the rplQ gene encoding 50S ribosomal protein L17, which produces MRHRNTGVILDRKKAPRELLLRNLASSVILYEKVTTTVAKAQAVRSLVEHAITVAKQNNLTARRSLLKLLPVKPAVAKALDDLSPRYKARDGGYTRIIKLGVRAGDGAAIARIELV
- the rpoA gene encoding DNA-directed RNA polymerase subunit alpha, with protein sequence MERIPLPSTIRFEAGAEKGIGKLVVEPLYPGFGTTVGNALHRILLSSLPSAAVIAIRIAGAPHEFTALPKVQEDLLQIIMNVKQLRLKLFNDEVVKVELHAKGQKQVTAGDITANSSIEIANPELVLATLTSKDAALDMELWVQQGRGYDIGDSYGDALPREAGIITVDAFYSPVRRVSFTVERARVGQMTNFDKLVMTIETDNTISGEEAVKASAKILVDHFAHIGALGITGSDEVAEIATPEEAVPVVKKRAKKDA
- the rpsD gene encoding 30S ribosomal protein S4; amino-acid sequence: MGKILGPKHRMCRRVGERLCTSDKCPSSRRQQPPGVHGPKGYRRLTEFGTQLKEKQKTRFMYGVMEKQLRRYYDEAIRKTGNTAENFLRGLERRLDNTVFRMGFAKTRAQARQMVSHGLVQVNGKRLTIPSYQVRVGETVGVKPALKQGPLMKSVFTGGAGQAPMPSWLDANRDSLSGKVLSMPAPEDFPQNLNMTLVVEYYSR
- the rpsK gene encoding 30S ribosomal protein S11, with amino-acid sequence MDEVLEPTTSETPAEPAAAEKATGRARRGKPVRQVRQGQAHIQATYNNTIITLTDLNGNVVSWSSAGRVGFKGPKKSTPYAAGVIVKDALERGKAYGLQEVSVLVKGVGSGREAAIRALHANNISVTTIRDITPIPHNGCRRPRARRV
- the rpsM gene encoding 30S ribosomal protein S13 → MARIAGVTIPNDKRIEVALTYIFGIGLAAAQKILKETKVSPDIRTRDLQEAQVSLLREYIEKKLRVEGDLKREIIGHIKRLKDINSYRGTRHIKRLPARGQRSKTNTRTVRGNVRRTMGSGKRILTKT
- the rpmJ gene encoding 50S ribosomal protein L36, whose amino-acid sequence is MKVRASVKKICLQCRHVRRNGILRVVCRTPKHKQRQG
- the infA gene encoding translation initiation factor IF-1, which gives rise to MAKAKKGKVRVEENRADTSKDFLEVDGEVTELLPATTFRVKLDNGPEILAHLSGKMRKFRIRIVPGDRVRIEMTPYDLTKGRITYRY
- a CDS encoding alanine--tRNA ligase gives rise to the protein MLSSSEVRKKYIDFFVSRQHSALASGPLTPENDPTTLFTGSGMQVLLPYLLGEPHPEGRRLTDSQKCFRTEDIEEVGDNRHTTFFEMLGNWSLGEYFKTEQLPWCFEFFTSELGIDPARLYVSVFAGDTANNIPRDEEAVRIWKGLFAGVGIDAKDVELLTPERGNEIGMQDGRIFYFDASKNWWSRAGRPEAMPVGEPGGPDSEIFYEFTEIPHDTTYGAFCHPNCDCGRFMEIGNSVFMEYRKTETGFEPLPQRNVDYGGGLERATAAANNNPDVFTAVDSLAEIVQAVEVRSQVDYRTATLNVRWSFRVIADHLRAATFLISDGAEPSNKERGYVVRRLLRRAVRHMDLLGMKENSLASLVGVITASYKEAYPEVLARTSQIAEIIGAEEQKFRLTLARGERELAKIVEQHKASSDSITGQDIFMMYATYGFPVELSLEELERVILPALSIDERRMYDRSRIMTEFAIEFEQHQALSRVDVTKKFHGGLADDSWECTRLHTATHLLQETLRRIVGAHVFQKGSNITRDRLRFDFSHDTKLTPEQLQAVEKAVNEAISLDLPVSWREMTFAEAQAVNALGLFESRYGEKVKVYEMGDYSKEVCGGPHVTHTAQVGTFVITKEEAVSRGIRRIRAVVR
- a CDS encoding pseudouridine synthase; translated protein: MEERLNAYIAKRSRWSRRAIDALIDSQQVMVNGRIATLGQKVSDADVIMVSGETISTNRELPTYYMLNKPIGWITTTASGSQDNVMAMLPPTPRVYPVGRLDVSSSGLLLLTNDGELAVRLTHPRYQHEKEYEVTVAEPIGDADLEQFRNGMLLAGEFTLPAKVKRLTTTTFRIAIRQGRNRQIRRMCEARAHTVVSLRRTRIVSLQLANLPVGQWRTLTKDEVHHLREAVGLSTITPPPITTSPS